The stretch of DNA CTCCTCTGAAAAGGAAGTATCAATTAGGATGGATTTCCTCAAAAAATGTTGAGGGTCAACCTTCCCTTATGGCAATGAGAGTACCTCTTACTCTTAGTTCCATTTTAAGCTCTTATAAAGACTATAAGACCCCACCTTATTTTTTTGAAAAAAGTGTCTTGACGATAGAGTCCACCATATATGGCTAATCCAAAAGGCTTTCCTTTTTCTCATTTTTTTCGTAAACCTTTCTTAATCTCTTATTTCTAGAGATAATCTCATCGCTTGTTTCTTTACGTTGTGTATAGAGAATAATCTCAATTATAATTTTTTCCTCGTAAATAAATCCTTCAAAGATGAATGGTAATATAAATCAACTAATGGTTCAAAGTACCTTGAAGAGTGCTTGAATTTCAAAGGGACATTGAATTTAAAAATAAAAAAACAGTTGAACAAAGAGATAAGAACAACGTAGGTATAGGACGTTTAGTAAATAAATGACTGTACACAAACATCTTAACGTATAGTAATCCTGACCATAAAACATTCCAACCGTGAGCATATAGAATTAAGTGCTTTTTGTGAATCAAATATTCAACAACGGTACTTATTATAGTCCACCGTATGAAATGAATAAATTGTTTAAACAGGGTATTTGGCATTTTGCTTAAGAATACGAGCACTAATAGTGGAGTTATTATTAGTGTATGGACTGTTCTAAGAAAAAACCAATTTACTCTATAAGGAATAAACTCCCAAACGAGATGTCTTCTACATAGTAAATAATATATTGCATTAAATGAACTAACATAAACCATATTTTTATAATACTTAGGAACCTCACGCCAAGAATTACTGAAAATGGATACTAATATAACGCTTAGTATCAAAACGATATGCCTATTTCTAACTTTTTGTTTCTTTCTCATTTTAAACTCCTTTATAAGTTAAAAACCTTAGTAAGAGGTTTCCCTAAAATAGACACTTTTACTTATAAAGTAACTGGTAAATAATTAAAAGTGAGGGATATGTATGAATAAGAACCCGATCGAGCATGTATTAGGAACAAGAGTAAAATTAATTGAATACATATTCGCTTCAATTTAACCACCGACATTCCTACTGCCTCAACGTAGCTTTATTTTTGATTTAAAATTGGCAACTTTGATTTACTCGTTATTGCTTATTTCTTTCAATAAAATCAACAATCAAGTTAAACAGTGCCAAATTAAAAAATTGACAAGTGGATGGATATAATGACTGCATTTAACTCAATACTAAGGTAAAGCATTAGAAAGAAGGGAATGACATATTTTATAAACGTTGTTTTCTTATTATACAAGGTTTTTTTATCTTATTTGTGGGACTAGTTTATTCCACTAATTCAGCTCGGGCTTCAGTAGCATACCCATTACAAGCAAAATATTCAAATACAATGCTTTATAAAGCACATACTAATCAAAAAGTGATTGCACTAACTTTCGACGATGGTCCAGACACTCGATTTACTCCCTTGATTTTAGATGTTTTGAATAAATATGATGTAAAAGCTACCTTTTTCTTATTAGGGACACGAGTGCATACCTATCCTGATATCGTAAAACAAATATATAGTAAAGGGCACGCAATTGGTAATCATACTTATTGGCATCCCAAACTAACGGACACAGATGTAAAAAGTATGATATGGGAAATTGAAAAGAATGAACAAGAAATTTATTCGGTTATTTGTATTAAACCTGAATTGTTTCGTGCTCCATATGGGGCTATAAATGAAGACCAGGTCAGACAATTGGAGAAAATGGGGTATCGTGGTATAGGATGGTCTGTAGATTCGCAAGATTGGAAAAGCCTACCGGCAAACGTAGTAAAACAAAAAGTGTTGGATTCTATTCACCCTGGAGCTATTGTCCTAATGCATAGTGCCGGACATTGGACACAAGACTTAACAGGAACAGTAAAAGCCTTAGATGA from Sutcliffiella cohnii encodes:
- a CDS encoding polysaccharide deacetylase family protein, coding for MGLVYSTNSARASVAYPLQAKYSNTMLYKAHTNQKVIALTFDDGPDTRFTPLILDVLNKYDVKATFFLLGTRVHTYPDIVKQIYSKGHAIGNHTYWHPKLTDTDVKSMIWEIEKNEQEIYSVICIKPELFRAPYGAINEDQVRQLEKMGYRGIGWSVDSQDWKSLPANVVKQKVLDSIHPGAIVLMHSAGHWTQDLTGTVKALDELIPYLKKEGYIFVTIPKLWLLENTNEKEFPK